The following are encoded in a window of Athene noctua chromosome 29, bAthNoc1.hap1.1, whole genome shotgun sequence genomic DNA:
- the LOC141971502 gene encoding uncharacterized protein LOC141971502, translating to MSYYEQCKQPCLPPPICVQKCSPCAEPCKTVCVEPCGDVCVKPCSTPCVEVCPVPCATQCTPSCTTQCVEPCATQCTPSCTTQCVEPCATQCTPSCTTQCVEPCATQCTTSCPIQCVEPCSTQCVEPCPVQCVEPCSTQCVEVCPPKCIDVCVQPCATQCPTQCPTPCVEPCVTQCRTKCVEPCPPACVEVCTTKCVDSCETVCLESRGTVCSRRC from the coding sequence ATGTCTTACTACGAGCAGTGcaagcagccctgcctgccccctcccaTTTGCGTGCAGAAATGCAGCCCATGCGCGGAGCCTTGCAAGACGGTGTGCGTGGAGCCCTGCGGTGACGTCTGCGTGAAGCCGTGCTCCACGCCGTGCGTGGAGGTCTGCCCAGTGCCCTGCGCCACCCAGTGCACCCCGTCCTGCACCACTCAGTGCGTGGAGCCTTGTGCCACCCAGTGCACCCCGTCCTGCACCACCCAGTGCGTGGAGCCTTGTGCCACCCAGTGCACCCCGTCCTGCACCACTCAGTGCGTGGAGCCTTGTGCCACCCAGTGCACCACGTCCTGCCCCATCCAGTGCGTggagccctgcagcacccagtgcGTGGAGCCCTGCCCCGTCCAGTGCGTggagccctgcagcacccagtgTGTAGAGGTCTGCCCCCCTAAGTGCATCGACGTCTGCGTACAGCCGTGTGCCACTCAGTGCCCAACCCAGTGCCCCACCCCGTGCGTGGAGCCCTGCGTCACCCAGTGCCGCACCAAGTGCGTGGAGCCCTGCCCACCCGCCTGCGTGGAGGTGTGTACCACCAAGTGCGTTGATTCATGCGAGACGGTGTGCCTGGAGTCGCGTGGCACCGTCTGCTCTCGCCGGTGCTGA
- the LOC141971651 gene encoding uncharacterized protein LOC141971651, with amino-acid sequence MSLNQVQIKQEITLPPGLSKTISKQSQEPVPCTEQVPCPQQQPEVQVPTPCPEPVPVEVVPCPEKPVVVEPAKEETPVVVVPKCPPQEQQQQQQCKLPPVSCPEPVPCPEEESTCKELPVPAPVSCSDLTPCVLEKQECQETPVPVPVSCSEPAACAQEKQQCKEIPVPTPVQCPEPAPCLQEQQECKEIPVPTPCSPEKQEIKEIPVPIPVQCPEPTSCAQEKQQCKEIPVPIPVQCPEPTPCAQEKQQCKEIPVPIPVQCPEPTPCAQEKQQCKEIPVPIPVQCPEPAPCPQEQQECKEIPVPTPCPPEKQESKETPVPIPVQCPEPGQCPLPENCPPVEQQQVKQPNQWPPMQK; translated from the coding sequence ATGTCTTTGAATCAAGTGCAAATCAAGCAGGAAATCACCCTCCCACCTGGCCTGAGCAAAACTATTTCAAAGCAAAGCCAAGAGCCTGTGCCATGCACTGAGCAGGTCCCGTGTCCGCAGCAACAACCTGAAGTCCAAGTCCCCACACCTTGCCCAGAACCAGTCCCAGTAGAAGTGGTACCATGCCCGGAAAAACCAGTGGTGGTGGAACCAGCCAAGGAAGAAACACCAGTGGTCGTAGTACCCAAGTGTCCaccccaggagcagcagcagcaacagcaatgCAAGCTACCGCCTGTGTCATGTCCTGAGCCTGTTCCGTGCCCTGAGGAGGAATCAACATGCAAAGAGCTGCCTGTGCCAGCCCCTGTTTCCTGCTCTGATCTAACTCCATGTGTGCTGGAGAAGCAGGAGTGCCAGGAGACCCCTGTGCCAGTTCCTGTTTCCTGCTCAGAGCCTGCAGCATGTGCCCAAGAGAAGCAGCAATGCAAGGAGATCCCTGTGCCCACCCCTGTTCAGTGCCCTGAACCTGCACCGTGtctccaggagcagcaggagtGCAAGGAGATCCCCGTGCCCACCCCGTGCTCTCCAGAGAAGCAGGAAATCAAGGAGATCCCTGTGCCAATCCCTGTTCAGTGCCCTGAACCCACGTCATGTGcccaagaaaagcagcagtgcaagGAGATCCCCGTGCCAATCCCTGTTCAGTGCCCTGAACCCACACCATGTGcccaagaaaagcagcagtgcaagGAGATCCCCGTGCCAATCCCTGTTCAGTGCCCTGAACCCACACCATGTGcccaagaaaagcagcagtgcaagGAGATCCCCGTGCCAATCCCTGTTCAGTGCCCTGAACCTGCACCGTGtccccaggagcagcaggagtgCAAGGAGATCCCCGTGCCCACCCCGTGCCCTCCAGAGAAGCAGGAAAGCAAGGAGACCCCCGTGCCAATCCCCGTGCAGTGCCCCGAGCCAGGGCAGTGCCCCCTTCCCGAGAATTGCCCTCCCGTTGAGCAGCAGCAGGTGAAGCAGCCCAACCAGTGGCCACCCATGCAGAAGTAA
- the LOC141971412 gene encoding uncharacterized protein LOC141971412: MSCYLHQCLPPVYQDPIPIKCPPMYATRHLPVPTWHSTMCTPQYATPCVPRQRIMSSSFSQQQCVTQCVPRQQYAPKCMPQQQRVAQRILQQPCVTRCVTTCVPQQQCATKGVSQQPCVTQCVPQQRCATAGVPQECATKRVTTYAPQKQCETRYVTTCVPQRPYLTKGIPQEQCATKCVPQQCVTTYSPQQPCAARCVTTCVPQQRATKCVSYQFVTSCAPQQQCATTYVPQQCATRCVTKCVPQQQCATTGVTICVPQQQCETACGPQQQCATKCVPQQQCVTKCVPQQQCATKCVPQQQCATKCVPQQQCVTKCVPQQQCATKCVPQQQCVTKCVPQQQCATKCVPQQQCATKCVPQQQCATKCVPQQQCATKCVPQQQCATKCVPQQQCVTKCVPQQQCATKCVPQQQCVTKCVPQQQCATKCVPQQQCATKCVPQQQCVTKCVPQQQCATKCVPQQQCATKCVPQQQCVTKCVPQQQCATKCCVPQQQCATKCVPQQQCATKCVPQQQCQSGGVKISSHSKKYCSASKWPW; this comes from the exons ATGTCGTGCTACCTACATCAGTGCCTCCCTCCTGTCTACCAGGACCCCATCCCCATCAAGTGCCCGCCGATGTACGCCACCAGACACCTGCCAGTGCCTACCTGGCACTCGACAATGTGCACCCCACAGTATGCGACCCCCTGCGTCCCCCGGCAGCGGATCATGTCCTCCAGCTTCTCTCAACAGCAGTGTGTGACCCAGTGTGTGCCGCGGCAGCAGTATGCACCCAAATGCATGCCGCAGCAGCAGCGTGTGGCCCAGCGCATCCTACAGCAGCCGTGTGTAACTCGGTGCGTGACAACCTGCGTGCCGCAGCAGCAGTGTGCGACCAAGGGTGTGTCGCAGCAGCCTTGCGTGACCCAGTGTGTGCCACAGCAGCGGTGTGCGACCGCAGGCGTGCCGCAGGAGTGTGCAACCAAGCGCGTGACCACCTATGCCCCCCAGAAGCAGTGCGAGACCAGGTACGTGACCACATGTGTGCCGCAGCGGCCGTACCTGACCAAGGGCATCCCACAGGAGCAGTGTGCCACCAAGTGCGTCCCGCAGCAGTGTGTGACCACGTACAGCCCGCAGCAGCCATGTGCCGCCAGATGTGTCACCACGTGTGTCCCGCAGCAACGTGCGACCAAGTGTGTCTCATACCAGTTTGTGACCTCTTGTGCCCCGCAGCAGCAGTGTGCCACCACGTATGTCCCGCAGCAATGTGCAACCAGGTGTGTGACCAAGTGTGTCCCCCAGCAGCAGTGTGCCACCACGGGTGTTACTAtctgtgtcccacagcagcagtgtgaGACAGCTTGTGGCCCACAGCAACAATGTGCCACCAAatgtgtcccacagcagcagtgtgtgACCAAatgtgtcccacagcagcagtgtgccACCAAatgtgtcccacagcagcagtgtgccACCAAgtgtgtcccacagcagcagtgtgtgACCAAatgtgtcccacagcagcagtgtgccACCAAGTGTGTCCCGCAGCAGCAGTGTGTGACCAAatgtgtcccacagcagcagtgtgccACCAAGTGTGTCCCGCAGCAGCAGTGTGCGACCAAatgtgtcccacagcagcagtgtgcGACCAAATGTGTCCCGCAGCAGCAGTGTGCGACCAAgtgtgtcccacagcagcagtgtgccACCAAgtgtgtcccacagcagcagtgtgtgACCAAatgtgtcccacagcagcagtgtgccACCAAatgtgtcccacagcagcagtgtgtgACCAAATGTGTCCCGCAGCAGCAGTGTGCGACCAAGTGTGTCCCGCAGCAGCAGTGTGCCACCAAATGTGTCCCGCAGCAGCAGTGTGTGACCAAatgtgtcccacagcagcagtgtgccACCAAatgtgtcccacagcagcagtgtgcGACCAAatgtgtcccacagcagcagtgtgtgACCAAATGTGTCCCGCAGCAGCAGTGTGCCACCAAGTGT tgtgtcccacagcagcagtgtgcGACCAAatgtgtcccacagcagcagtgtgcaACCAAgtgtgtcccacagcagcagtgtcaGTCAGGTGGAGTAAAAATTTCAAGTCACTCTAAAAAGTACTGCTCTGCGTCCAAATGGCCCTGGTAA